A window of Aricia agestis chromosome 3, ilAriAges1.1, whole genome shotgun sequence contains these coding sequences:
- the LOC121740388 gene encoding uncharacterized protein LOC121740388, with protein sequence METNGDLFRPVGGAQGRLRSERLWDTLTHSLNAIGNGSTKTTEKWKKVWANLKSKTKKKGLRIRLAANGTGGGPHDGQSLSALDLRVLAIMGPLAVQGQEAVQELGFTNINLIERPVDIQAEPANIEQIFVNEYSHHHHHNHHR encoded by the exons ATGGAGAC TAATGGAGATTTATTCAGACCCGTTGGTGGTGCCCAAGGGCGCCTTCGATCTGAAAGGCTATGGGACACCCTGACCCATAGCCTTAATGCCATAGGCAATGGCTCAACAAAAACAACCGAAAAGTGGaaaaaa gTTTGGGCGAATCTAAAGTCAAAAACTAAGAAGAAGGGGCTTAGAATCCGCCTAGCTGCCAATGGCACAGGCGGTGGGCCACATGATGGTCAGTCGCTGTCGGCACTTGATCTCAGAGTGCTGGCTATCATGGGCCCACTGGCTGTCCAAGGCCAAGAGGCTGTCCAAGAGCTGGGTTTTACC AACATTAATCTCATTGAAAGACCTGTAGACATCCAGGCAGAGCCAGCCAACATAGAGCAAATTTTTGTAAATG AATACTCCCACCACCATCACCACAATCACCACAGATGA